Proteins encoded by one window of Nyctibius grandis isolate bNycGra1 chromosome 15, bNycGra1.pri, whole genome shotgun sequence:
- the LOC137670329 gene encoding ATP-binding cassette sub-family A member 9-like, with product MAMGLCSGTEPSPGLRRDEEPGHLRAERDVFLMENTLSAGKMQGIFKTASKIFQQTRALLWKNILLVWRMKTESFQEWITSVVFLLIILMSSGMIFHHPRQEIPYDFLGRLDDPAFNATGVTLAYTPVTNTTRRIMSQVASDSAMKGVVIEEVENEKKLETKGILEEDIIGVVFKDDFSYRLRFQIYSVVSPNDAFEHIDTCSDFASGHCKVPLYWYAGFLSVQSSIDAAVIEMKTNHSVWEEMKSISGIRLKSPLIKPVYKLEYIWFIIYVVLCFSPYMYFLSVKVIREKKKLKVLMRAMGLQDIAFWLSWSLLYTIYISITASLLTLITIKEVVHDHNFLEIFFFYFFYGVASIHFCFMLSSLLKEPNIASFVGFVLHVIFGLLGFLTLFEKLPPSLEWILNLFSPFTFTAGISKMVKLEKYGLAFTPELYPFFNLYIILTLDSVLYLLLAIYFDKVLPGKYGVPYPPTFFLRPSYWFKARSGYVGVRADSESSHDPILSNNTEPMPPGFDGKEAVRLNNIKKIYKKKDKRTEALKGLSLNIYEGQITAILGHSGSGKTALLHVLSGFSKPSAGSAMIYNYKVSEVQDMEGIQAMVGFCPQFNLHFEALTVKENLRTFAHIKGIQRKEVEQEVQKVLVMLDLTDLQDIRADTLSGGQKRKLSLGIAILGNPQVLLLDEPTAGLDPCSRHHVWSLLKERQAGRVTLFTTHSMEEADAHADRKAFLSNGRLQCVGSSLYLKRKWGIGYHLRMHINDLCDPELTSSLVRQYIPGAVLKGQRRGELCYMLPLENTDSFPDLFSHLESSLLQGVVNYEVSRTTLEDVFLKLEGEEAISQEENGDLDEKDQSLLVFSEQGSAGVSGMALWRQQVCAMMRVRFLKLKHEGKCLRSILLLFGIFILPILTIFIGFQLWDSSNNWEITASSYFLPTEEKVQNKSTNLLIFNDTGTEIEDFISALKTQNIIPEMTLEKNITSIPLHNGAIKISLEGKSYRFTVMCSAEPINCFPVLVNILSNSFLRLFNSTARIRVWSEPFYSTQSPEVKRDIFFICLCYLLVLAAGLPPHFAVSSMEDYKLQARAQLRLAGLFPSAYWCGQALVDVPLFWTLVCLMFGVVLLFNRIFPLQASTVLPLIICVIGYGVSLVLLVYLIAFKFRTGRSNRYIWSFILILVNFTLFVLSDLHDALYFTFSTLIPVFPLLGWLVFATPRFLLFHNINLLESWNHIFVAVFAPYIHCAIFAFLLRCLEMRSGEAVTRLDPIFRIQQRRAVTHQNRDHPGEESAEVQAERERVRSTMASLQQEEESVIIVNSLRKEYEDKKGSSIFKKKKKVAVKNLSFSVKKGEVLGLLGPNGAGKSTTINMISGDITATAGEVLLKGRDGAASSPGQGSPGRLGCCPQQDPLWPDLTVHQHLEAYTAVRGMRKEDAAVIISSIAKALDLQKHLKTPARRLSAGEARKLCFALSVLGDPTVMLWDEPSVGMDLKGQRRMWKVIQTSMKSKERAAVLSTPYLEEAAAVCDRVAILVSGQLRYIGSLEDLKSKFGTNYHLQVKMTDTGQSDALHAEILRLFPHAARQERTSFLLIYKIPMEDALPLSQSFSKLEAAKQNFRLEEYSLSLHTLQQVFVDLTRDSEEHDLDVASDRAVGQRLLHP from the exons ATGGCCATGGGGCTGTGCTCCGGCACCGAACCCTCTCCAGGACTGCGAAGGGACGAAGAGCCCGGACATCTCAGAGCTGAACGAGACGTATTTCTAATGGAAAACACATTATCAG CTGGGAAAATGCAGGGGATATTCAAGACAgcctcaaaaatatttcagcaaaccCGTGCTctcctttggaaaaatattcttctggTGTGGAGGATGAAGACAGAAAGTTTTCAG GAATGGATTACATCGGTGGTTTTTCTCTTAATAATACTGATGTCATCAGGTATGATATTCCACCACCCACGGCAAGAAATCCCTTACGACTTCCTGGGACGATTAGATGATCCTGCCTTCAACGCTACGGGAGTTACACTTGCCTACACGCCTGTAACAAACACCACCAGGAGAATAATGAGCCAAGTGGCTTCGGATTCTGCAATGAAGG gtGTAGTAATAGAAGaggtggaaaatgagaaaaaactggaaacaaaaggaaTTTTGGAGGAGGACATTATTGGTGTTGTTTTTAAGGATGACTTCTCCTACCGTCTCAGATTTCAAATCTACAGTGTGGTATCTCCAAACGATGCCTTTGAACACATCg aTACCTGCTCTGATTTTGCATCAGGTCACTGCAAAGTTCCTTTGTACTGGTATGCGGGTTTCCTATCAGTGCAGTCCAGCATTGATGCAGCAGTCATAGAA atgaAAACAAATCATTCTGTCTGGGAAGAGATGAAGTCAATTAGCGGCATTCGTCTGAAATCACCCTTGATCAAACCTGTGTATAAACTGGAATATATTTGGTTCATTATTTATGTTGTATTGTGTTTCTCCCCGTATATGTACTTTTTATCAGTGAAAGTTATACGAGAGAAAAAGAAGCTCAAGGTGTTAATGAGAGCAATGGGTTTGCAAGATATCGCGTTCTG GTTGTCCTGGAGCTTGCTGTACACCATTTATATTTCAATAACGGCAAGTCTGCTGACACTGATCACGATTAAAGAAGTTGTTCATGATCACAactttttggaaatattttttttttatttcttttatggcGTAGCATCT aTTCACTTCTGTTTCATGCTCAGCTCGTTACTAAAGGAGCCAAATATTGCCAGTTTCGTGGGATTTGTCCTTCATGTCATCTTTGGATTACTGGGCTTTTTGACATTGTTTGAAAAACTGCCACCGTCTTTGGAATGGATTTTAAATCTCTTCAGTCCTTTTACCTTTACAGCTGGCATCTCAAAG atggtaaaattagaaaaatatggaCTGGCCTTTACACCAGAATTGTACCCTTTCTTTAATCTATACATCATACTGACCCTTGACAGTGTCTTGTATTTGCTGTTGGCCATCTACTTTGATAAGGTGTTACCTG GCAAGTATGGAGTACCATATCCGCCTACATTCTTCCTGAGACCGTCATACTGGTTCAAGGCCAGGAGCGGGTACGTGGGGGTGCGAGCTGACAGTGAGAGCAGCCACGATCCTATCCTCAGCAATAACACTGAGCCGATGCCTCCAGGCTTCGATGGGAAGGAAGCAGTCAG ActaaacaatattaaaaaaatatacaagaaGAAGGACAAGAGAACCGAAGCTTTAAAGG GTTTGTCCTTAAATATATATGAAGGCCAGATCACTGCAATACTTGGTCACAGTGGATCCGGAAAAACTGCTCTCTTACATGTGCTCAGTGGATTTTCCAAGCCTTCAGCAG GTTCTGCAATGATATACAACTACAAAGTGTCTGAAGTACAGGATATGGAAGGAATTCAGGCAATGGTTGGGTTTTGCCCCCagtttaatttgcattttgaagcCTTAACAGTGAAGGAAAACCTGAGAACTTTTGCTCACATCAAGGGGATTCAGCGGAAGGAAGTAGAGCAAGAG GTGCAGAAAGTTCTAGTGATGTTGGACCTCACTGACCTTCAGGACATCCGTGCCGATACTCTGAGTGggggacaaaaaagaaaattgtctcTTGGAATTGCAATTTTAGGGAATCCCCAG GTGTTGCTTTTAGACGAGCCGACGGCTGGGTTGGATCCCTGCTCCAGGCACCACGTGTGGAGCCTGCTGAAGGAACGCCAGGCTGGACGCGTGACGCTCTTCACAACCCATTCCATGGAGGAGGCTGATGCTCATGCTG ATCGGAAAGCTTTTCTCTCAAATGGGAGATTACAGTGTGTTGGCTCATCTCTGTACTTGAAGAGAAAATGGGGAATTGGTTATCACTTAAG GATGCACATAAATGACCTGTGTGACCCTGAGCTTACATCATCCCTGGTCAGACAGTACATCCCTGGTGCCGTGCTCAAAGGACAGAGGAGGGGTGAGCTGTGCTATATGCTACCCCTGGAAAACACTGACAGCTTCCCAG ATCTGTTCAGCCATCTCGAGAGCAGTCTTTTGCAGGGGGTTGTTAATTATGAGGTTAGCAGGACAACCCTGGAAGACGTTTTCCTGAAGCTGGAGGGCGAGGAAGCCATTAGTCAAGAAG AAAACGGAGATCTTGACGAGAAGGACCAAAgcctcctggtgttttctgAACAGGGGAGTGCAGGAGTGAGCGGGATGGCACTCTGGAGGCAGCAAGTGTGTGCCATGATGAGAGTTCGCTTCTTAAAACTAAAACACGAAGGAAAATGTCTCAGGTCCAT ATTGCTGCTGTTTGGAATATTTATCCTTCCAATACTTACGATTTTCATTGGATTTCAACTGTGGGACAGCTCCAACAACTGGGAGATCACGGCTAGCTCGTATTTTCTTCCCACTGAAGAGAAAGTTCAAAATAAGTCGACAAATCTTCTAATCTTCAATGATACAG GAACAGAAATTGaagatttcatttctgctttgaagACTCAAAATATAATCCCAGAAATGACTCTTGAGAAAAACATCACAAGCATTCCACTACATAATGGAGCTATAAAAATATCCCTGGAAGGCAAG AGCTACAGATTCACGGTCATGTGCAGTGCAGAACCCATCAACTGTTTCCCCGTGCTGGTGAATATCCTCAGCAACTCCTTCCTAAGGCTCTTCAATTCCACTGCACGCATCCGCGTCTGGAGTGAGCCCTTTTACAGT acaCAAAGTCCAGAAGTAAAGagggatatttttttcatctgcctctgctacctgctggttttggctgctgGTTTGCCTCCTCACTTTGCAGTGAGCAGCATGGAGGATTACAAG CTTCAGGCTCGTGCCCAGCTGCGGCTCGCAGGGCTCTTCCCCTCGGCATACTGGTGTGGGCAGGCACTGGTGGATGTCCCGCTTTTCTGGACCCTGGTGTGCCTCATGTTCGGGGTTGTGCTACTCTTCAACCGCATCTTCCCCTTGCAGGCCAGCACCGTGCTGCCCCTG ATCATTTGCGTCATTGGTTATGGAGTATCTCTTGTCCTCCTCGTGTATTTAATTGCCTTTAAATTTCGCACGGGACGAAGCAATCGTTACATTTGGTCTTTCATCCTCATTCTG GTGAATTTCACTCTCTTTGTGCTCAGTGACCTACATGATGCACTTTACTTCACCTTCTCTACTTTGATTCCTGTGTTTCCACTGCTGGGCTGGTTGGTCTTCGCTACGCCA cgTTTCCTGTTGTTTCACAATATCAACCTTCTTGAGTCATGGAATCACATCTTCGTAGCTGTCTTTGCA CCTTACATCCATTGtgcaatttttgcttttctcctgcgCTGCTTGGAGATGAGATCTGGAGAAGCAGTTACAAGACTCGATCCCATCTTCAG GATCCAGCAGAGGAGAGCGGTCACCCACCAGAACAGGGACCACCCTGGGGAGGAGTCTGCAGAAGTCCAGGCGGAGAGGGAGAGGGTGAGGAGCACGATGgcctccctgcagcaggaggag GAATCTGTTATCATTGTCAACAGTTTACGCAAGGAATACGAAGACAAGAAAGGCAGTTCcatctttaagaaaaagaagaaagttgcTGTCAAAAACCTCTCTTTTAGTGTTAAAAAAG GAGAAGTATTAGGTCTGTTAGGACCCAACGGAGCTGGAAAAAGCACAACTATAAACATGATTTCTGGAGACATAACAGCGACTGCTGGGGAG gtGCTGCTCAAGGGCCGCGATGGAGCCGcctcctccccagggcagggcagcccgGGGCGCCTGGGCTGCTGCCCGCAGCAGGACCCGCTCTGGCCGGACCTCACGGTGCACCAGCATCTGGAGGCGTACACTGCCGTGAGAGGGATGAGGAAAGAAGATGCAGCTGTTATCATCAGCAG CATAGCAAAGGCCTTGGATCTccagaagcatttaaaaacccCAGCTAGGAGATTATCTGCTGGAGAAGCCAGAAAG ctgtgttttgcgCTGAGCGTCCTGGGAGACCCGACGGTCATGCTTTGGGATGAGCCATCAGTGGGCATGGACCTGAAAGGGCAGCGCCGTATGTG GAAAGTGATTCAGACCTCCATGAAGAGCAAGGAGCGGGCAGCCGTCCTCAGCACACCATACCTGGAGGAGGCAGCGGCAGTGTGTGACCGGGTGGCCATCCTGGTGTCGGGGCAGCTACG GTACATCGGTTCCCTCGAGGATCTGAAAAGTAAGTTCGGCACAAATTACCACCTGCAAGTCAAAATGACGGACACGGGGCAAAGCGATGCTCTCCACGCTGAAATTCTGCGCCTCTTCCCCCACGCTGCTCGGCAAGAAAG gACTTCTTTTTTGCTCATCTACAAGATACCAATGGAAGATGCACTACCTCTGTCCCAATCTTTCTCCAAGCTAGAAGCAG CTAAACAGAATTTCAGGCTTGAGGAGTACAGCTTGTCATTGCACACCTTGCAACAG GTGTTTGTGGACCTCACCCGGGACTCGGAGGAGCACGACCTGGATGTGGCATCCGAcagggctgtggggcagagACTGCTTCACCCCTGA